In Platichthys flesus chromosome 21, fPlaFle2.1, whole genome shotgun sequence, the following are encoded in one genomic region:
- the riok3 gene encoding serine/threonine-protein kinase RIO3 has translation MSRTGVESETRKSPWGSVAPAAPACSLSDVMSEQLAKQLHEENSSFPDLTEPGADLLLEEASETTSDLMLAKMLQMQFDRECDDQLRREEKKFNGDSKVSISFENYRMVHQHEDSGSSEDEVDWQDTRDDPYRADKPQTTPRKGFTGKGKNITTKHDEVICGRKNTARMDNFAPEVLVGDGLGMDLKLPNQVFNALKQHCHSEQRRSARLHEKKEHSTSEQAVDPRTRLLMYKMVNTGVLENINGCISTGKESVVFHADGGSLEEQPVPDEVVLKVFKTTLNEFRNRDRYIKDDYRFIDRFSKLNPRKIIRMWAEKEMHNLVRMKKAEIPCPEVVLLKKHILVMSFIGKDHIPAPKLKDAILGSEDMKNAYYQVLHMMQQLFQECNLVHADLSEYNMLWHEGKVWLIDVSQSVEPTHPHGLEFLFRDCRNVSTFFQKRGVSEAVSVYELFNIVSGLNITVAAEDDAEFMAEIEALEKRNEDHVQRRGKKSFPPEACEDDSPPSSPGGAAD, from the exons ATGAGTCGAACAGGAGTTGAGTCAGAAACCCGGAAG agccCGTGGGGGTCGGTGGCCCCGGCAGCTCCGGCCTGTTCCCTGTCTGACGTGATGAGCGAGCAGCTGGCCAAGCAGCTGCATGAGGAGAACTCCTCCTTCCCTGATCTCACCGA GCCAGGAGcagatctgctgctggaggaagctTCTGAAACGACCAGTGACCTGATGCTCGCCAAGATGTTGCAGATGCAGTTCGACCGTGAGTGTGATGATCAGCTGCGCCGCGAGGAGAAGAAGTTCAATGGAGACAGCAAAG TGTCCATCTCCTTTGAGAACTACCGCATGGTTCATCAACACGAAGACAGCGGCAGCTCAGAGGACGAGGTGGACTGGCAGGACACGAGAGACGACCCCTACAGAGCAG aTAAGCCTCAGACGACGCCCCGTAAAGGCTTCACTGGAAAAGGAAAGAACATCACGACCAAACACGACGAGGTGATCTGTGGTCGTAAGAACACGGCTCGCATGGACAAC ttTGCCCCTGAGGTCCTGGTGGGCGACGGCCTGGGGATGGACCTGAAGCTGCCCAATCAGGTGTTCAACGCTCTGAAGCAGCACTGCCACAGCGAGCAGAGACGCAGCGCCCGGCTGCACGAGAAGAAGGAGCACTCCACCTCC GAACAAGCCGTGGACCCGCGCACTCGGCTGCTCATGTACAAGATGGTGAACACTGGCGTCCTGGAAAACATCAACGGCTGCATCAGCACGGGTAAAGAGTCGGTCGTCTTCCACGCTGACGGAGGGAG CCTGGAGGAGCAGCCGGTGCCGGACGAGGTGGTGCTGAAGGTGTTTAAAACCACGCTCAATGAATTCAGGAACCGGGACCGCTACATCAAAGACGACTACCGCTTCATCGATCGCTTCAGCAAACTGAACCCCCGCAAGATCATCAGGATGTGGGCCGAGAAGGAGATGCACAACCTGGTCAG gatgaagaaggcGGAGATTCCCTGTCCGGAGGTGGTGCTGCTGAAGAAACACATCCTGGTGATGTCGTTCATCGGTAAAGACCACATCCCTGCTCCCAAACTCAAAGACGCCATCTTGGGTTCAGAGGACATGAAGAACGCTTACTACCAGGTGCTCCAC atgaTGCAGCAGCTGTTCCAGGAGTGTAACCTGGTTCACGCTGATCTCAGTGAATACAACATGTTGTGGCACGAGGGGAAG GTGTGGCTGATCGACGTCAGTCAGTCCGTGGAGCCGACTCATCCTCACGGCCTCGAGTTCCTCTTCAGAGACTGCAGGAACGTCTCCACG TTCTTCCAGAAGAGAGGAGTGAGTGAGGCGGTGAGTGTGTACGAGCTTTTCAACATCGTCAGCGGACTGAACATCACGGTCGCTGCTGAAGACGACGCTGAGTTCATGGCAGAg ATCGAGGCGCTGGAGAAGAGGAACGAGGATCACGTGCAGAGACGAGGGAAGAAGAGTTTCCCCCCCGAGGCCTGTGAGGACGACAGCCCGCCCTCCAGCCCGGGGGGGGCAGCGGACTAA
- the rmc1 gene encoding regulator of MON1-CCZ1 complex: MGEHYLELCEHPVQFENASSVNNVFFDEANKQVFAVRSGGATGVVVKGPDDKSSVAFRMDDKGEVKCIKFSIGNKILAVQRTSKSVDFINFIPDYPHTEFTQECKTKNASVLGFCWTNWNEIVYITDQGIEFYQVFPDKRSLKLLKSQSINVNWYQYCPETSVLLLSTTVQGNVLQPFAFRNGTMSKMSKFEIELPVVPKPAKLSLSERDTAMAAIYGQLHVMYLKHHSRTANSPSAEVVLYHLPREGACKKSHVLKLNTTGKFALNIVDNLVVVHHQSSQTSLIFDIKLKEPECAVNTHQPVLPARSIHPYRIPLAGPAVVPSQSPVPCQLYSSSWSVFQPDIIISASEGYLWYLQVKLPPAVNLLQDKGKLMDFLLRRRDCKMVILSVCSQILDAAEKGSLPVVATVFDKLNQVYKEYLEAEQSYTVAMESGPSRGSAAQKRPVRTQAVIDQSDMYTHVLSAFTEAKGVSHKFIIAVLMEYIRSLNQFQITVQHYLYELVIKTLVQHNLFYMLHQFLQYHVLSDSKPLACLLLSLESTYPPAHQLSLDMLKRLSTANDEIVEVLLSKQQVLGALRFIRSVGGHDNVSSRKFLDAARQTGDQMLFYTVFRSFQQRNQRLRGSPGFNPGEHCEEHVVHFQQLFGDQALMKASTM, translated from the exons ATGGGGGAGCACTACCTCGAGCTGTGCGAACATCCGGTGCAGTTTGAAAACGCGTCCAGCGTCAACAACGTCTTCTTCGACGAGGCTAACAAACAG GTGTTCGCGGTGCGTTCAGGTGGAGCCACTGGTGTGGTCGTCAAAGGTCCAGATGACAAGAGCAGCGTCGCCTTCAG GATGGACGATAAAGGAGAAGTGAAGTGCATCAAGTTCTCTATTGGAAATAAAATCTTGGCCGTACAGAGAACTTCAAAATCGGTG gATTTCATCAACTTCATACCGGACTACCCACACACTGAGTTCACCCAGGAGTGCAAG ACGAAGAACGCCAGCGTGTTGGGTTTCTGTTGGACCAACTGGAACGAGATCGTGTACATCACCGACCAAGGAATCGAGTTCTACCAG gtgtttcCAGACAAGCGCAgtctgaagctgctgaagaGTCAGAGCATCAATGTGAACTGGTACCAGTACTGTCCAGAGACGTCTGTCCTCCTGCTGTCCACCACCGTGCAGGGAAACGTTCTGCAGCCCTTCGCCTTCCGG AACGGGACCATGTCCAAAATGTCCAAGTTCGAGATCGAGCTGCCGGTCGTCCCCAAGCCCGCCAAGCTCAGCCTGTCGGAGAGGGACACGGCCATGGCAGCCAT TTATGGTCAGCTGCATGTGATGTATCTGAAGCATCACTCGAGGACAGCCAACAGTCCGAGTGCAGAGGTCGTGCTGTATCACTTACcaag ggaGGGGGCGTGTAAAAAGAGTCACGTGTTGAAGCTGAACACGACGGGGAAGTTTGCTCTGAACATCGTGGACAACCTGGTGGTCGTTCATCATCAGAGCTCTCAG acgTCTCTGATCTTCGACATCAAGCTGAAGGAACCTGAATGTGCGGTCAACACCCACCAGCCCGTCCTGCCTGCTCGCTCCATCCACCCCTACAGGATCCCACTGGCAG GTCCGGCTGTCGTCCCCTCCCAGTCTCCAGTTCCCTGTCAGCTCT actcctcctcctggagCGTCTTCCAGCCGGACATCATCATCAGTGCCAGTGAag gttACTTGTGGTACCTGCAGGTGAAGCTGCCTCCGGCGGTCAACCTGCTGCAGGACAAAGGGAAGCTGATGGACTTCCTGTTGCGACGCAGAGACTGTAAGATGGTCATCCTGTCCGTCTGCTCGCAGA TCCTGGACGCGGCGGAGAAGGGAAGTCTTCCTGTGGTGGCGACTGTGTTCGACAAACTCAACCAGGTGTACAAAGAATATCTGGAGGCGGAGCAGAGCTACACCGTG gCGATGGAGTCCGGCCCGAGTCGAGGCAGCGCCGCTCAGAAACGTCCCGTCAGGACTCAGGCTGTCATCGACCAAtcagacatgtacacacacgtcCTGTCAGCGTTCACCGAGGCGAAG ggTGTGTCTCATAAGTTCATCATCGCAGTGCTGATGGAATACATTCGCTCTCTGAACCAGTTCCAAATCACAGTTCAG CACTACTTGTACGAGCTGGTGATTAAAACTCTGGTGCAGCACAACCTCTTCTACATGTTGCATCAGTTCCTCCAGTATCACGTCCTCAGTGACTCCAAACCACTG GCCTGTTTGCTTCTGTCTCTGGAGAGCACATATCCTCCTGCTCACCAGCTCTCACTCGACATGTTGAAG cgTCTGTCCACGGCCAACGATGAGATCGTGGAGGTCCTGTTGTCCAAGCAGCAGGTCCTGGGGGCGCTCCGGTTCATCCGCAGCGTCG GGGGACACGACAACGTGTCGTCCAGGAAGTTCCTGGACGCGGCGCGACAAACCGGAGACCAGATGTTGTTCTACACCGTGTTCAGGTCGTTTCAGCAGAGAAACCAACGACTGAGAGGAAGTCCTGGATTCAACCCTg GAGAACACTGTGAGGAGCATGTGGTCCACTTCCAGCAGCTGTTCGGGGACCAGGCGCTGATGAAGGCCTCCACCATGTAA